AACTTGATCAAGTAAATATTGGAATTCGCTTTGCTGGCGCAGCCGCACAATCATTTTTTCTGCGGCCATCATCAACTCAAGCAAGGTGGGAAAAGTGGTGATACGGTTTTCGACGAAGTCCAAGTAATTGACGAAATTGCGAATGCCAAACTGGTAGTACTTTTCTTCAGGTCGATAAATGGTGAGTTCATTGACGCAATAGCTTAACCAGTGATCGTGAGCACGCCAATGGCCGGATATAATAAAGTAGTGAAATGCTTTTTCCACTAGTGCCAACCAGCGCGCATCCTTGCTCCATCCATACAGGCGCATTAGACCAAATGCTGCTTCGCCGTCGTAGTAAATCACACGATGCAAGTCCTTGATTTCGAGAGTAGGGTATTCGAGGACATGGCAAAACTGGCCACTTTCCGGGTTTTGCATAAATTCAATACCCAGGGCCAACTGCTCAATCAGTTCTGCATACTCCTGGGTTTGCATTACTTCTGAGTACTTCACTAGCGCCAACAAGCTTACGGCATTGCCTCCGAGTTTGATCTCGTCATTTGGTTCTACCAGAAAAGCGCCTAATTCTCCGGAGTGGAGAGGGATGGTTTTAATCAGTTTTTTTGTGAGGAAGTTGAGTGAGCGCCGGATAGCTTCCAGAAGAAGGGCGTCATTCGTGACCTCCCATGCCTCAATCATCGCATAGGTGCTGCTGGCGTGACGCAGGTTGTTGTAGGTATTGATCTCCCGATCAAAGCAGGCATGCCATCCGTAGTGGAAAAGCCCGCTGGGTTTTACCTGGTTAGCCAGGTAACGGCTGCCATTTTCAATAAGCTCGGTGGCTTGTTGGGTGTCCAGGCTCTCAACAAGCCGGCGACCGGCGTCCAGCCCCGCACCATGTAAGGCTACAGGCTCCTGATCCACTTCACAGAATATTCCTTCAGTAGATAGGAGTACAACGCTCATTTCATCAGAGAATACCAGTTCTCCTAGCTGGCCAAAGCGTTTCTTACTATAGGAAAGGAAGTTCTTTTCATTGAGAAAGGCATGGTCGATTTTGTTGCCGCCATAGAGCATGGCATTGGCATTCAGCTCCTGCTCAAGAAAGGCTATTTTACAGTCGACGTCCAAGGCCAAACCATAGCGGAAATAGGAACGCTTGGTTTCCTGCAAAAGTTCATAAAGGCCGGCCAAGGTCATTGTGCTCTTTCTGGTTACCCAATCTATCCTTAACCAGCAGGGTTCTATCCTCGCCTGGTTTGCTGCTTTACGAATATCTCCAGCAAGTTCCTGCCAAGCATTGGGAAAGTCTTGCGCGTTAATATGCCGAACTTCAGCACGTTGTTTGGCGTCACTAATTGAAAAAAAAAGTGTAAAAGGAGGGCTAAGCTCGCGCAGTGCCCGCTCTACCATGGGGCGCGCCCGCATAAGCATGCTGGATAGGGACATGTCGCTAATGTTCTCTCTGGATTTCTGAGTTGGCAGAATTTTCAGTATTTATTTCTTTGATAACTACAGGAGGACTGTCCTGCTGGAGTATAGACTTGTGTACAGATCCTGCTGGCGATGAATACAACTCAGGGAATAAAATTTCTTTCAGTAAGATTGGGTTTTCAAAACTTATCCACTTGGATAGTATTGGGTGTACCGCGCTAATGAATGGAATACACGCAAAGTGTCGAAGACTCTCTCAATTAGTTCAAGAGTGCTATTGAGGGATTAATCTCAGGTTGAGTGATTTTGTAGGTTAAAGATCTGCCAATCCCTAAAATCCGAAAGGCGACCCTTTCGGGTTTTTTGTCTGAAATTGGTTAACCGGCTCATTTAATATTGCGCCTTCTCGGTTGATTATCCTGTCGATATTCAGGTCGTGTATGAGCTTTGGGTCTGTGTGTGAGATATATCCTCCCTGACATGTGTAAATTTTCCAATATCTGGCGTGAAGTTCAAATGGCCTTATTGGCGGTTTGAAAACATGGAAGATAGAGATGTGGAGTAGTAGGTAATGCGTAGGAACTGGTGGCAGAGCATAAGGAGCTTTCCTCCTCTGGTCTGGATAATATTAATTGGGAGCTTTTTTAGCCGTGGTACTTACTTTATGGTTTGGCCTTTCCTGGCCATCCTCCTATTTAAAAAATTTGAATTGGATACAACCGAGATTGGTTTGATCCTCAGTGCATCTGCAATTGGCGCAGCCCTTTTTGGGTTCTATGTAGGTGCTCTTTCAGATCGCTATGGTCGCCGTAATATCTTGTTACTGGGTTCAGTAATTAACCTATTTTCTTTTGCTCTATTAGCGATAACCCACACATTACCGGGGTTTATTCTGGTAATGACACTCTGTTCCATTGGTCGAGCGGTTTGGGAGCCACCGGCTAGTGCGCTGATTGGTGATTTGATTGATAACCAGTCAAACCGCGAGCTGGCTCTACAGTTGCGTTATTTCCTGATTAATGCGGGTGCGGCACTGGGACCAATAGTTGGTGTTTGGGCCGGACTCAGTGCGCAGCAGTCTACCTTCGGTTTAACCTCGCTAAGTTATCTGTTGTTGGCACTGGCCTTTGTCTGGGGCTTTGCAAAAACAGGGACGGGACATCTGGCAAATGTGCGGGGAGATAGCACTGTGGCCCTGGGTAATACCCTTTCAGTATTGCGCAAGGACCATGTGTTCATGGTGGTGATTATCGCCAATATCCTGACAATGTTTATCTATGCTCATATGGATTCCAGCCTGGTGCAGTACCTGACTCGTTCAGGGACGGTGCGACTAGTTGAGCTGATTTCCAGCATGATCTTTATCAACGCGATAACGATTGTGCTATTGCAGTTTCCGCTGATGCAGCTAATGCACAGTCTGGATATAAAAGAACGAATCATGACAGGATTAATTATATTAGCCGTTGCCCAAATGTGGTTTGCCCTGAATCCGGTACATTGGTTTTGGGGTTGGATGGGGGCGACTTTTGTCCTCAGTCTGGCGGAGGCGATTCTCTTCCCTACCATGAGTGTACAGATTGACCGCTTGGCGCCCGAGCATTTACGAGGCACTTATTTTGGTGCCGCTTCTTTCTATGCATTGGGTTGGGCCATGGCACCCTTGGCGGGTGGCGTGATTCTTGAATGGTGGGGTGGGTCAGTACTCTATTGGATGCTGTTGGCGCTTTGTGGATTGGTGTTTGTACTCTATCGCATCACGGCTTACCTTTCCCGCCCACAGTGGCCGGAACTGGAAGAACAGGTGCTTACTTCTAGTGAAAGCGCTAAACCCATTTGATTAATGAAGTCGCTAATTGGGATGATGTACTACAGATGTATAAATAAAAAAGGGCTTTTGAGACATAAAAACGGGAAGCCCAGCAATTGTAAGCTGAGGCTTCCCGATCTGGGTGGGTTAACAAGATTCCCTGACAGGGGTATGTCAGGGGATTTGTTTAAATCTCTGCAGCGAGGCGTGAGCCCTGGTCGATAGCGCGCTTGGCGTCTAGTTCTGCGGCTTCGTCGGCACCACCAATCAGGTGGGTTTTCACACCGCGCTCCAGCAAGGCTTCATACAGCTTGCGAGCAGGCTCCTGACCGGCGCAGACAATAATGTTATCTACCTCCAGCAGCCGCTCCTCGTCACCTACACGAATGTGCAGCCCCTTATCGTCAATTTTGTCGTAAAGAGCGCCTGCAATCATTTCTACTTTACGGTGTTGCAGGCTGCCACGGTGAATCCAGCCAGTGGTTTTACCCAGGCCGGCACCCACTTTGGTAGTTTTCCGCTGCAGCAGGTAAACCTGGCGCGGAGTGGTTACGGCTTCGCGGGGTTTCAGGCCTGAGCGTTGTTCCAGCTCAATATCCACACCCCATTCGCTGAAGAACTCTTCCTTGTCGCTGGCGAGCACGGTTTCTTCGCTGGAATGCGGGCCGTCGTGGGTCAGGTATTCCGCCACATCGAAGCCAATACCACCGGCGCCGATAATTGCTACTTTTTCACCCACGGGCTTCTTATGCTTGAGGACGTCCAGATAACCCATCACTTTATCACTTTCGATACCTGGAATCGGCGGGGTGCGCGGCTCGATGCCGGTGGCAATAATCACTTCATCAAAAGACTGCAGGTTTTCTGCAGTAGCGATGGTTTCGAGTTTAACCTCAACGCCAGTCACTTCCAGGCGGCGCTTGAAATAGCGTAGGGTTTCCTGGAATTCCGCTTTGCCGGGGATCTGTTTGGCGATATTGAATTGGCCACCGATCTTATTGCTGCCTTCAAACAGGGTGACCTGATGGCCGCGTTCAGCGGCGACAGTGGATGCGGCCAAACCGGCGGGGCCGGCGCCAATTACGGCAACCTTTTTCACATTACCGGTGGGCAGGTAGTTCAGCTCCGTTTCGTGACAGGCGCGCGGGTTCACCAGGCAGGAGGTGAGCTTCAGCTGGAAAGTGTGGTCCAGGCAGGCCTGGTTACAGCCGATGCAAGTATTGATTTCATCGGCGCGGCCCTCCGCGGCTTTATTGACGAAATCGGAATCAGCGAGGAAAGGGCGCGCCATGGAGATCATATCCGCCTGACCGGAGGAGAGTATTTCCTCTGCCACTTCCGGCACATTGATACGATTACTGGCGACTACCGGGATGGACAGGTGCTTTTTCACTTTCGCGGTAATATCGGTGAATGCCGCACGGGGAACATTGGTGGCGATAGTGGGAACGCGCGCTTCGTGCCAGCCGATACCGGTATTAATAATAGTGGCACCAGCTTTTTCGATAGCCTGGCCAAGGGCGGCGACTTCATCGAAGTCACTGCCGTCTTCCACCAGGTCCAGCATGGACAGGCGGTAAATAATAATAAAGTCTTCGCCAATGGCCTCGCGCACTCGGCGTACGACTTCGATCGGCAGGCGAATGCGGTTCTCGAAGCTGCCACCCCACTCATCGGTGCGTTTGTTGGTGCGTTTTACGATGAACTGATTAATGAAGTAGCCCTCGGAGCCCATGATTTCCACGCCGTCGTAACCGGCCTCGCGGGCCAGGGTGGCACAGCGCACATAGTCATCGATCTGGCCTTCGATTTCCTCGCTGGTCAGCTCACGGGGAGTGAAGGGGTTGATTGGGGCCTGAATGGGGGAGGGGGCGATCAGGTTTTCATTGTAGGCGTAGCGGCCGGTATGCAGTATCTGCATACAGATCTTACCGCCTTCTGCATGGACTGCTTCGGTGACTTCCCGGTGTTGCTGGGCTTCTTCAGGGGTGTTCATCTTTGAGGCGCCCTTAAATACACCGCTCTCTTCGTTCGGCGCGATGCCACCGGTTACAATCAAGCCAACGCCACCGCGGGCTCGTTCGGCATAAAAGGCCGCCAAACGGGTAAAGCCGCCGGGGTGTTCTTCCAGGTTGGTGTGCATGGAGCCCATCAGCACCCGGTTTTTCAGGGTGGTGAAGCCCAGATCCAGGGGGGCAAGCATATTAGAGTAGGCTTGGGACATGGCAAAATTCTCTTTTTGTAACCTTTGGGGTTCGTCTTTATCTGCAAAGAGCTAATATGCAAAGAGTTGCATATCGTTACCCAGCAGGATAACAAGAGCCGCTGGCGCGAAACAGTGACCTTTCCGGTCGAATTCAATGATCAATTCCCGACGCTTTCCCAACCTACTTGCGTCCCATTCTCATTTGGTAGAACTGCTTGTTTTTAAAAGGCTTTTTACACTGTTTATTTATTTCGCCAGGACCGCCAGGAGTTGCTCACGTATCCAGCGATTGGCGGGGTCATCGTGTTGGTTTTTGTGCCATAGCAGGTGCCAGTCCATCAGTGGAATTTGGAAGGGAAGTTCAAATAAACGCGCCGAATACTGACTGGCCAGACTGGCGGGCACCGTCAGGGCCAAGTCGGTGCGCAAGACCACTAAGGGCGCCACCCGGTAGTGCTGTACACGCAACTTGATAGTGCGTCGTCGCCCCAGTTTATTCAGGGCGATATCTGCTAGGCCAGGGCCTGTGCGCCTGCTGGAAACATGGATGTGTTCCAGCTGTAGGTATTGATCAAGTGTCAGGCTGGACTCGCTGGCCAGGGGGTGCTCGTTCCGCAACATACAGAGATAGCGGTCCTGGTGCAGACGCTGCTGTTGTAGCTGGGGTGCGGTTGCCAGTGGTATATCCAGGGCGAAATCCAATGTATTGGCTGCCAGTTCCTTGGCCAGCTGGTCCCTGGGCACGTGAAATGATTCAACTGTGACCCCCGGCGCATCTTTTTCCAGTCGTTCCAGTAAATGCGGTAGCAGCAGGGTTTCCGCCATATCGTTCATGGATAATCGCAATGTCTTGCGCGCCAGGGCGGGGTCGAAAAGGCGGTGTTCGTTCAGGCTGGTGCCAAGCAGGGAAAGGGCCTGTTGTACCTTGGGCATAATGGACTCTGTAAAGGGGGTGGGGGTCATGCCGGATGGCCCGCGGATAAATAGTGGGTCCTCCAGGGTACGGCGTAAACGCGCCAGGGCATTACTTACAGCTGGCTGGGTGATGTGCAACTGCTCAGCTGCACGGGTGAGGTTACGCGCGATATAAATGGCTTCCAGAACCAGGAAGAGGTTCATATCCATTTTTTGTAGCTGCATAAGCACTTCAATTATAAGCGTTGTGAATGATTGTATATTCGCACAATAAACTTTGATGATTCAAATGAGAGGGCTAGGGTTGGGGTTTGATAAAAAAAGGAGCTAGTTGTGGCCGAATCAATAGTGGTACGCCATGGTCAGGCGTCCTTCGGCGCAGATGACTACGACAACCTCTCGGAAGTTGGATGGCAGCAATCTCGATGGCTGGGGGAATACTGGCGGCAGACTGGCCAGAAATTCGATCGGATTCTCTGTGGCAGCTTGCGCCGCCACCAGCAGACCACCAAGGGCATTTGTGAAGGCCTTGGTATTGAAGTAGAGAGTCGCTTAACTGTGCTCCCCCAGCTGGATGAGTTCGATTTTCTCGAGGTGGCACATCTCTACAGCGAGAAAAATCCCGCCGCTAAGCCGGTTCCCAATGCTTCACGTGCTGATTTTTATCGGTTTTTAATGCAGGGCATGCTCGCCTGGTCGGCAGGGGAAATTGCACCGGCCGAGAGCTGGCAGGAGTTTGAAAATCGTATTCGTGAAGTTTTGGAATTTATCAGTGACAGCCCCAAAGGCGGTAAAACCTTGGTGGTCAGTTCCGGTGGTGCTATTGCAATGATGGTACGACAGGTATTGGGAGGCCCTCCCGAGTCGGTGATCAAACTCAATATGCAAATTCAGAATACCGGCACCAGTCGCTTTTTCTCTAGTGCCGGGCAGGGTCTTAGCCTGCACAGTTTCAATCATGTGCCTCACCTTGAGAGGGATGAGCGCCACACATCTGTTACCTATAGCTGAATCTATAGCTTAAATAAAGGTGGAAAAACATGGAGTTTGAATATTCAGAAAAGGTACAGCGTCTGCTGGAGCGGCTCAAAGATTTTATGCGGGAGCATGTATACCCTGCTGAGAATATCTACTTACAACAGCTGCAGGAAGATCGCTGGGGAGAGCCTCCCATTATGGAGGCCTTGAAAGAAAAGGCTCGCGAAGCAGAGCTGTGGAATTTGTTCCTCCCAGACTCGCGTTATGGTGCCGGCCTTACCAACCTGGAATATGCGCCCCTGGCGGAAGAGATGGGTAAGGTTCTATTCGCTTCAGAAATATTTAATTGCAGTGCGCCAGATACGGGCAATATGGAAGTACTGACCCAATACGGATCGGAGGCACAGCGGGAAACCTGGCTGCGGCCATTGCTGGAGGGCAGTATTCGCTCGGCATTTGCCATGACCGAACCCAAGGTAGCCTCCTCCGATGCTACGAATATTGAAACCTCCATCGTGCGTGACGGTGATGAATATGTGATTAACGGCCACAAGTTCTATATTAGTGGCCTGATGAATAAGCGCTGCAAGATTATGATTGTGATGGGTAAGAGCGACCCCAGCAACCCAAATCGCCACCATCAGCAGTCGCAAATTCTGGTTCCCACCGATACCCCTGGAGTCAAAATAATTCGGCCTATGCGGGTTTTCGGTTACGACGATGCCCCTGAAGGTCATGCTGAAGTTATTTTTGATAATGTACGAGTGCCCGCTGCTAACTTGATTCTCGGTGAGGGGCGCGGTTTTGAAATTGCCCAGGGGCGCTTGGGGCCGGGTAGAATCCATCACTGTATGCGCCTGATTGGCCAGGCACAGCGCGCGCTGGAAATGATGGCAAGCCGGGCGGAAACCCGGGTTGTGTTTGGCAGGCCCATGAGCAAGCAGGGTTCTGTGCGTGAGGATATTGCCAAGTCAGCCTGTGAAATTGAACAGGCACGTCTGCTAACCTTAAAAGCTGCCGCGCAGATGGACCGGCTCGGGAATAAGGCGGCCAAAGACCTGATCGCCATGATTAAAATTGTTGCACCGCAAATGGCCTGTAACGTGATTGACCGTGCGATTCAGATTCACGGTGCGGCCGGATTAAGTCAGGACTATAGTCTGGCCCACCACTACGCTTATGCGCGTACTATCCGTTTAGCAGATGGGCCGGATCAGGTTCACATGATGCAGTTGGGACGCAACCTGGCTGCCAGTTACGCCGCAGAGACTGCACAGGGAGTGGAGTATGTCTGAAACAGTAAAGGAATCACGCAGCTCGGTGGAGGCTTTACCACTGGAGAAACTGCAGGAATATCTCAGTACAAACGTAGAGGGTTTTTCCGGGCCGCTGAATGTCAGTAAATTTTCTGGAGGCCAATCAAATCCCACCTTTAAATTGGAAACACCCACAAGTACTTATGTATTGCGCCGGCAGCCGCCGGGAAAACTGCTTAAATCCGCTCATGCAGTGGATCGTGAGTACCGGGTAATGTCAGCTTTGGGCAATACCGATGTACCGGTGCCCAGAGTTTTACATTTATGTGAAGACCGCGATTTAATCGGCTCTATGTTTTACCTGATGGAATATTGCGAGGGGCGGATTTTCTGGAATGCCGCAATTCCTGAAGTGGATGCCTCAGCGCGCAGTACCATGTACGATGAAATGAATCGGGTACTCGCCGCTTTACATAGCCTCGACATCGATGCCTTGGGCCTGTCCGATTATGGCCGCCCCGGTAATTATTTCCAGCGGCAACTGGAGCGCTGGACAGGACAGTACCGCGCTTCGGAAACCCAGCATATCGCCGCGATGGAAGAGTTGATCGAATGGCTCGGTACCACACTACCCGAAGACGATGGCCAGGTAGCTCTGGTGCACGGTGATTACCGTCTCGACAATATGATCTTCCACCCCGAAGAACCCAAAATTATTGCCCTTCTGGATTGGGAGCTTTCTACTCTGGGGCACCCCTTTGCGGATCTCGCTTACCAATGTATGCAAATGCGGATGCCCGCAGGGGGTGACAAGATGTCTGGCCTGTTGGGATTGGATATTGCGTCGCTAGGCATTCCCTCTGAACAGGCCTATGTGGCGAGGTATTGTGAACATATGGGGATCGAACGAATTGATAACTGGCCCTTCTATCTGGCATTCAGCTTTTTCCGTCTGGCGGCGATAGTTCAAGGGGTGGCTAAGCGTGCGCAGGATGGTAATGCCTCCAACCGCAATGCGGCGAGCCTCGGCGCCCTGGTGGACCCCCTGGCGCAAACAGCAATGAGTATCGCCTGCGAGGCCGATTAGAAGCACTACTCGTTAAAAAGTATTTAGTTTTAGAGAATGATAAGGATAAAAAATGACAAATAATCTTTTTGATCTCACAGGGAAAATTGCCTTGGTAACGGGTGCGAGCCGCGGCATTGGCGAGGCGGTTGCTAAGCTGTTGGCTGAGCAGGGTGCCCATGTACTGGTATCCAGCCGGAAAATTGATGGTTGCCAAGCTGTTGCCGATGCGATTGTCGATGCCGGTGGTAAAGCGGAAGCTGTGCCTTGCCATATTGGCAATATGGAGGATATCCAAAAAATATTTACCGCTATCCATGAGCGTTTTGGAAAGCTGGATATTCTGGTAAATAACGCAGCCACCAATCCCTATTTTGGACATATCCTAGATACTGATCTCGCAGCATTTGAAAAAACTGTCGAAGTGAATATTCGCGGTTATTTCTTTATGTCTGTAGAAGCGGGAAAATTGATGCGAGAGCAGGGCGGTGGTGTGATCGTTAATACCGCCTCAGTGAATGCTCTGCAGCCCGGCGTGGGACAGGGAATTTACTCCATTACCAAGGCTGCAGTGGTGAATATGACCAAGGCTTTCGCCAAGGAGTGTGCCCAGTTCAATATTCGCGTTAATGCCTTGTTACCGGGTCTGACTAAAACCAAGTTTGCCGGAGCGCTTTTCTCCCACGAGGATATTTATAAAACCGCGATTGGCCATATCCCTATGCATCGGCATGCGGAACCGGAAGAAATGGCGGGCACTGTACTCTACCTGGTTTCCGATGCCTCCAGTTACACCACTGGTGAGTGTGTAGTGGTGGATGGCGGAATGACGTCCTGCGGGGGGATTTAATATGCAAGATCCAATGTTGGATTTTAGTGACCAAGTTGCGTTAATTACCGGCGCAGCCAGTGGTTTTGGCAAACTTTTGGCCAAAGAGTTGGGTTCTCGTGGAGCGCGCTTGGTGCTCGGAGATATCAATGAAGAGGGGCTGATGCAGCTTGCCGATACGCTGGGCAGTGATGGTATTCAGGTCCGCGCGCAGCGCTGTGATGTCTCTAGTGAGTCGGATTGTGTTGCCTTGGTGCAATTGGCACAGTCTGAATTCGGTGGCTTGAATGTGGCGGTGAATAACGCCGGTATTGCCCCGCCGATGATGTCCCTCAAGCAGACTGACGAAGCGATGATGGATCATCAGTACAATGTAAACCTGAAGGGTGTTTTTTTCGGACTGAAACACCAGCTGCCGCTAATGAAAGACTGCGGAGGTGTGGTTCTCAATGTTTCTTCCATGGCCGGCCTGGGTGGGGCGCCGAAAATAGCCTCCTATGCAGCGGCAAAGCATGGGGTAATTGGACTGACTAAAACTGCGGCTATGGAGAACGCCAAATATGGTATTCGGGTCAATGCTATCTGCCCCTTCTATTGCCTGACTCCTATGGTGACTGCTGTGGAAGCACCGGGAGCCAGCCCTGAGGAAGTCCAGGCGTTTCTCGCCCAAGGCTGTCCCATGAAACGTCTGGGTGAGCCGGAAGAAGTGGTAGCGGCTATGCTGATGCTACTCTCACCCAAGATGACCTATGTTACCGGGCAGGCACTGGCAGTGGATGGAGGCTTATCGGCATTTTAGCGCCTGTACGCCGGTAATATGGGGGCAGCCGCAGTGTGGTTGCCTAACTTATTAACTCGGCTATAAGCCAGAGGAAGGAGCCTTTTATGCCTACCCTAATCCCGCCAGAGAGAATTGATGACTTTATTGGCATTGAGCTTGAGCCCACTCACTGGCTGGAGATAGATCAGCAGCGCGTTAATAACTTTGCTGAGTGCACCATGGATCGACAGTTTATCCATACCGATCCTGAGGCAGCTATGCAAACACCATTTGGCGGCACCATCGCTCACGGATTTCTGACTCTTTCACTGCTGTCACATTTTGTAGAAAAACTCGATATTCAAATCGAGGGTATGCAGATGGTCGTGAATTACGGACTGGAAAAGGTTCGTTTTATTCACCCGGTTAAAGTAGGCAGTAGGGTGTGTGTGCGAACAAAAATCTGTGATATTAGTGAGAAAAAGCAGGGGCAATACCTGGTTAGGCTGCAGGCGACTATGGATATAGAGGGGGAGGCTAGGCCGGCGTTTGTGGCAGAGTGCCTCTTTTTACAGTTGACCTGAACTGTATTCGCAATATTTCGAATAGTTCAAATCTCAACAAGCCAGGGAAAGGTCTTCCTTTCCTTGTTGAGATAAATAACTTCGATGTATTTCCTGTTATCAAAATCGCCAATGTG
This DNA window, taken from Microbulbifer sp. GL-2, encodes the following:
- a CDS encoding LysR family transcriptional regulator, translating into MQLQKMDMNLFLVLEAIYIARNLTRAAEQLHITQPAVSNALARLRRTLEDPLFIRGPSGMTPTPFTESIMPKVQQALSLLGTSLNEHRLFDPALARKTLRLSMNDMAETLLLPHLLERLEKDAPGVTVESFHVPRDQLAKELAANTLDFALDIPLATAPQLQQQRLHQDRYLCMLRNEHPLASESSLTLDQYLQLEHIHVSSRRTGPGLADIALNKLGRRRTIKLRVQHYRVAPLVVLRTDLALTVPASLASQYSARLFELPFQIPLMDWHLLWHKNQHDDPANRWIREQLLAVLAK
- a CDS encoding NADPH-dependent 2,4-dienoyl-CoA reductase gives rise to the protein MSQAYSNMLAPLDLGFTTLKNRVLMGSMHTNLEEHPGGFTRLAAFYAERARGGVGLIVTGGIAPNEESGVFKGASKMNTPEEAQQHREVTEAVHAEGGKICMQILHTGRYAYNENLIAPSPIQAPINPFTPRELTSEEIEGQIDDYVRCATLAREAGYDGVEIMGSEGYFINQFIVKRTNKRTDEWGGSFENRIRLPIEVVRRVREAIGEDFIIIYRLSMLDLVEDGSDFDEVAALGQAIEKAGATIINTGIGWHEARVPTIATNVPRAAFTDITAKVKKHLSIPVVASNRINVPEVAEEILSSGQADMISMARPFLADSDFVNKAAEGRADEINTCIGCNQACLDHTFQLKLTSCLVNPRACHETELNYLPTGNVKKVAVIGAGPAGLAASTVAAERGHQVTLFEGSNKIGGQFNIAKQIPGKAEFQETLRYFKRRLEVTGVEVKLETIATAENLQSFDEVIIATGIEPRTPPIPGIESDKVMGYLDVLKHKKPVGEKVAIIGAGGIGFDVAEYLTHDGPHSSEETVLASDKEEFFSEWGVDIELEQRSGLKPREAVTTPRQVYLLQRKTTKVGAGLGKTTGWIHRGSLQHRKVEMIAGALYDKIDDKGLHIRVGDEERLLEVDNIIVCAGQEPARKLYEALLERGVKTHLIGGADEAAELDAKRAIDQGSRLAAEI
- a CDS encoding acyl-CoA dehydrogenase family protein, translating into MEFEYSEKVQRLLERLKDFMREHVYPAENIYLQQLQEDRWGEPPIMEALKEKAREAELWNLFLPDSRYGAGLTNLEYAPLAEEMGKVLFASEIFNCSAPDTGNMEVLTQYGSEAQRETWLRPLLEGSIRSAFAMTEPKVASSDATNIETSIVRDGDEYVINGHKFYISGLMNKRCKIMIVMGKSDPSNPNRHHQQSQILVPTDTPGVKIIRPMRVFGYDDAPEGHAEVIFDNVRVPAANLILGEGRGFEIAQGRLGPGRIHHCMRLIGQAQRALEMMASRAETRVVFGRPMSKQGSVREDIAKSACEIEQARLLTLKAAAQMDRLGNKAAKDLIAMIKIVAPQMACNVIDRAIQIHGAAGLSQDYSLAHHYAYARTIRLADGPDQVHMMQLGRNLAASYAAETAQGVEYV
- a CDS encoding phosphotransferase, which produces MSETVKESRSSVEALPLEKLQEYLSTNVEGFSGPLNVSKFSGGQSNPTFKLETPTSTYVLRRQPPGKLLKSAHAVDREYRVMSALGNTDVPVPRVLHLCEDRDLIGSMFYLMEYCEGRIFWNAAIPEVDASARSTMYDEMNRVLAALHSLDIDALGLSDYGRPGNYFQRQLERWTGQYRASETQHIAAMEELIEWLGTTLPEDDGQVALVHGDYRLDNMIFHPEEPKIIALLDWELSTLGHPFADLAYQCMQMRMPAGGDKMSGLLGLDIASLGIPSEQAYVARYCEHMGIERIDNWPFYLAFSFFRLAAIVQGVAKRAQDGNASNRNAASLGALVDPLAQTAMSIACEAD
- a CDS encoding MFS transporter, which translates into the protein MVWPFLAILLFKKFELDTTEIGLILSASAIGAALFGFYVGALSDRYGRRNILLLGSVINLFSFALLAITHTLPGFILVMTLCSIGRAVWEPPASALIGDLIDNQSNRELALQLRYFLINAGAALGPIVGVWAGLSAQQSTFGLTSLSYLLLALAFVWGFAKTGTGHLANVRGDSTVALGNTLSVLRKDHVFMVVIIANILTMFIYAHMDSSLVQYLTRSGTVRLVELISSMIFINAITIVLLQFPLMQLMHSLDIKERIMTGLIILAVAQMWFALNPVHWFWGWMGATFVLSLAEAILFPTMSVQIDRLAPEHLRGTYFGAASFYALGWAMAPLAGGVILEWWGGSVLYWMLLALCGLVFVLYRITAYLSRPQWPELEEQVLTSSESAKPI
- a CDS encoding SDR family NAD(P)-dependent oxidoreductase, with protein sequence MQDPMLDFSDQVALITGAASGFGKLLAKELGSRGARLVLGDINEEGLMQLADTLGSDGIQVRAQRCDVSSESDCVALVQLAQSEFGGLNVAVNNAGIAPPMMSLKQTDEAMMDHQYNVNLKGVFFGLKHQLPLMKDCGGVVLNVSSMAGLGGAPKIASYAAAKHGVIGLTKTAAMENAKYGIRVNAICPFYCLTPMVTAVEAPGASPEEVQAFLAQGCPMKRLGEPEEVVAAMLMLLSPKMTYVTGQALAVDGGLSAF
- a CDS encoding histidine phosphatase family protein — encoded protein: MAESIVVRHGQASFGADDYDNLSEVGWQQSRWLGEYWRQTGQKFDRILCGSLRRHQQTTKGICEGLGIEVESRLTVLPQLDEFDFLEVAHLYSEKNPAAKPVPNASRADFYRFLMQGMLAWSAGEIAPAESWQEFENRIREVLEFISDSPKGGKTLVVSSGGAIAMMVRQVLGGPPESVIKLNMQIQNTGTSRFFSSAGQGLSLHSFNHVPHLERDERHTSVTYS
- a CDS encoding SDR family oxidoreductase encodes the protein MTNNLFDLTGKIALVTGASRGIGEAVAKLLAEQGAHVLVSSRKIDGCQAVADAIVDAGGKAEAVPCHIGNMEDIQKIFTAIHERFGKLDILVNNAATNPYFGHILDTDLAAFEKTVEVNIRGYFFMSVEAGKLMREQGGGVIVNTASVNALQPGVGQGIYSITKAAVVNMTKAFAKECAQFNIRVNALLPGLTKTKFAGALFSHEDIYKTAIGHIPMHRHAEPEEMAGTVLYLVSDASSYTTGECVVVDGGMTSCGGI
- a CDS encoding MaoC family dehydratase; translated protein: MPTLIPPERIDDFIGIELEPTHWLEIDQQRVNNFAECTMDRQFIHTDPEAAMQTPFGGTIAHGFLTLSLLSHFVEKLDIQIEGMQMVVNYGLEKVRFIHPVKVGSRVCVRTKICDISEKKQGQYLVRLQATMDIEGEARPAFVAECLFLQLT